In Lolium perenne isolate Kyuss_39 chromosome 5, Kyuss_2.0, whole genome shotgun sequence, the sequence ATCCCGCCGGAGCTCTCCAACTGCACCAACCTCCAGTCCCTCGACCTCTCCTCCAACGCGCTGTCGGGCGCCATCCCGCCGGAGCTCTCCAAGCTGCTCAACCTGGCCGTGCTCAACCTCTCCGCCAACGCGCTGTCGGGCGCCATCCCGCGGGAGCTGGCCGGCTGCGCCTACCTCAACGTCATAGATCTCCACGCCAACCAGCTCTCCGGCCCCATCCCGGACGAGCTGGGCCTCCTGGTGCGGCTATCCGCCTTCGACGTCTCCTACAACCGCCTCTCCGGCCCCGTCCCGGTCCTCCTCGCCAACCGCAGCGCCGGTGCTGGGGCGGCGGCCGCGGGCGGGACGGCGGCGAGGTTCAACGCCAGCTCGTTCGCCGGGAACAAGGACCTGTACGGGTTCCCGCTGCCGCCTCAGCGCGGCCACGGGCTATCCGTGCTCACCATCGTCGGCATCGGCCTCGGCAGCGGCCTGCTCAGCCTCGTGCTCAGCTTCTCCGCCGTCTGCATCTGGCTCCGCTCCACCGACCGCACCGCCACCGCGCCCGGCGAGGAGGGAAAGATCTCGCACACCATGCCCGCCTACTGAAATCGTCATGCTGAATTGCTGATGCCTGTGGGTGGCGCTGTCGCAGATGCAACTGACGACTCATCAACTGTTTATTTAATTTAACCGCAGACGATAGATTTTGGGGTGGTAATCTGGTAAGGTTAGATTCTCTGAGCCAAGATTGGACCCTGGCGCTGGAATGCATGCTGGATCGACCAGAGTCTAGCAGCGCAGCCATCTCGTGTGTGCTGCGATCTCAGTGTCAGAAGTTAATCTAATTGGAGTTAATTTTccattcttatctttattttagtaCGACTCACTGGAGTGAGTGATGAGAGGGACAGAGTTAGGCTTGATGACGTCCACCCGTGTGTGTAGAAAATTTGTTTTCTCCTCCATGGCAGCGAATTCTGACGCAGGTCTTGTTAACGATAATGCCATTCTAATCATCAGACGGTGTGCTCCTAGTTTATTCCAGTCACTCAGTCAGTCTTTGTGTGTGCTCGTGAGCTGTTCTCCAACCCCTTTTGATAAGGATGATGCCCAACTTAAACGGATGCAAAGTGATTATTTGCGTTCGGGCATTTAAAATTTGGGTCTGTCCACGGCCTAGTAGCCTGATGCAAATTGGTAGGGTTGTTCGCAGAGGTGCATTATCTACATAAATTTGGGGTCGAAATGCTCGCGCGTCCCCCCGTTGCTCCTACATGACTTGCCCGCCAGTGGCATAGAAGACACATCCACTCCCGCCACCCCAAATATCGTATTTGGGCGGCGACAAAACTCTTACCTAAGATGGACGTCGTCGCCGCCatggaagctgatgaagccaccgTAATTACCACCCCAGCCAACCGAGAGACTGCACATATGGTGGCCTCAAAGCGTGTCGCCTTCGCTGGCGACGATACAAAGCTCAAGGTGCCGGAGAAGGTGCTGGGTAAATAGGAGAAGCTCGTCGAGACCAAGATGCAACGGGAGCGGCACCCACCCTATTGCACGGTTGAGGGAAGCCCAGCAAGCTGCTGATGCCACCGCGAGGGTGGCCACCTCGATGGCCCTGGATATGCAGGCCAAAGTCAACACCCATGTGAGGCTAGCGTCTATCATCACGGAGAACATGCTCCTCATCAAGCAAGAGGGAATCGTCGGCCATGCTCCCTAGGCCTCGTCGATGAGCTCTTTAAGTTCCTATCAGCTGGCACGACCACCTATGCAACACGACCATCAATTTAAGTGAAGTCTTGCTCAGAGGACAACAGATCATGGTCGCCGATTTAAGCAGCATGGATGTGGACTAAAGATTTTGATTCAAGAAGAAGCGAGTCTTTCTACCTTTGCTAGTCATGGCCCTCTTGTGCCCTTTTTTCTGCTTCATTTGGTTTTCTACTAAGTAAACTTTGTTATGGATTAAATTAGGCGTAATTTGAGCCAGTAATGCCGCGGTTTAAATGTCCTCAGTGTTTTTGAATTGCCTTTTTGTGATGCATTTATTTAATTCAAACATAACTGGGCCAGGTATAAAAAAGCGCAGCGAATTTCGTATACGCAGCCTGATCCAATCGAATACAGATAGCCATTTTTAATGACCGAAATACTGAAATAGCCtcagctcaaaaaaaaaaaaaagcttcttTGTTGCGATCAGAAGAAAGCGGTGGCTGAAGTTGTAAAGAATTGCGTGAGTGGCAGGCGCACTGACTGGCAGTGGCGCTTTGCTTTACTGTTCCGGCAGCAGCGTCATCATGTCGAGTGTTGAAGAAGCTTCAGCGACGGACGGCTTTCGGCTGACACACATGTCAAGACGCAGCCCACGTAAAATGAGTTAAATCCATCATTAGTAACTAAACTTGTCACGCAAAGTCAATTCAGTCATCGTACTCAGCGAATACTATTTTGTGGTCATCGAATACGTGCTGAAGTGCCACAGACGGTCACTGCTCAAAATGTAGCATGGTATTTGCTGACATGGCTGTACGTGGGTCCTAGTGTCAGGTAACCTAACGTTTAGTTGGAGAAACAAATGGAGGTTGTAGGGGGTTATGTGCAAAAGCATCGTTGGCTGCTCGATCAGGGCCGAGCGACCAAATCGTTGACTGAGATTTCCCCTCCCATCCAATCCCCTGCTCGACCCTAGTTCGGCTACCGTAGCGCCGGAGCTCCACCGCAGGTCGCGAGCTGCTAAACGGAGCGGCGCCGTTTCACCACCATGTCCAGAGCAAGCTACTCCGTTCATCACTCCGCCGGCGGCCCCGTCCGTTTCCGCGTATTCGCTGCCCAGATTGCGTGCAGTCAACATGATGGTCTGAGTCGTTCAGATGGCGGAAGTGTTGTGCTGTGTGTGAAGAAGTGAACTGAAGTTGATGGATTTAACTCTTTCTTCAAAGCGGTGTGTGGTGTTAGTGGTTGAATGAATGTAGTGGTTGAATGAATGTAGTGGTTGAATGAATGTAGTGGTTGAATGAATGTAAAGATTAAGCTTGTTTGGCTATTTGATCAAACCAGCGTCGTTTGTGAAATGGATGTGTGTATTTAATTTGAAAAAATTAAGCTTGTTTGGCTAGCTGAATAGATGTAAAACTGAGCTTATTTGGCATGACATGAACAAGTCACAGTCGGTTGAATCACATGACAAAACTCAGTCAGGCCAATCACATGAACAACTCACAGTCAGGTCAAACAGTAAACTGAACCATTGCCTGAAATCATTGCTTCACATGAACAACTCACTGTGGCTGTAAATACCAACAATACTAATGTAATGAGAAATATGTTTTTCAGAAAGAACAACGGGAAGCACTAAACACTAATTTTGCAAACGTTTCAGAACTGAAATAGGTAAATGAAAAGGAGCTAGGACATCTGCAACAAGTAGTATACATTGTTTCTTGATAGTTCATCAAAATCCAACTTGGGTACTGATAAAATCAGAATTTTGACAGAAAAATGATCATCAGCTGAAAATGAAAGTATAGCATTCAAGCTTTCAAATGGGCACGCCAAAATAGGCTTTCAAATACAGACAACTCAAACTAAATTCCACTGATAAATAAGAATCAATTATGTCAAACTAAAGTCCACTCTTTTCACACAAGATCCAGAACAAAGTTCTCCACGAAACCGTGCACTGCTTAGCATGTTAGATATAAAAACGAAAAAAATTGTGAGATATACCACATTATATAGTCTGCCATAAAGCTTAACACTACACATTTTTCGTGGGAGCTCTGAACTCATCGAACATATTGACCTTTTTGGCTTGCCGAGGGACCAATGCAACCTGATCATCTGGGACATGAGTAGCTCTCTGTGCATCTATTTGAGCAGCTCTTTGTGCTTGTCTCTGGGCCTCCTTTTGTTGAGctgcaagcttctttgcttctatTTTTTTCTCCGTGgcttctttcttttttttctcaGCTAGTTCTTTCCTTACTTCTGCTATAAACTTCCTAGTCTCTTCTCTAGCCTTCTTGGTCAGTTCAGCATCTTGCCTTCTCTTCTCCCTTTTCTCTGCAGCCTCTCTAGCTTTGACCTGAGCATGTTCTGCCTTCCTTTTTTCCTGCTCAAGTTTCTTCTTGGCAGCCTCCTCTGCTTTCTTTACCTCTGCTGCATACTTTGCTTCAAGTATAGCTATTTTTCTGTCTTCATTTTCCTTGGTCTTTTGTTGTTGCATTTGTAGAAGCCTTTGAGCCAGTTCTCCTTGCCTAATTGTGGTACTAGTAGGCTGTGTAGGTGCTCTTTGGTTGAGCAAGTTTTGTGCGGCTGAGATGAAAGATGAATTAGGAGTAGGCCTCACTTCAATGTTCCGATGCACTGGCCTCTGCAATTGCAGTGTACAAATTAGCAGTTCTGACTCACAGCAAATGCAGTGAGTAATTCATTGAATTAGAACTGTACCATAGATTATGATTGACAGAAAAATGATCTTTTACTAACCTGGTCAATCAACTGGTTGACAAGTAGGTCTGGTTGGCTGTCAGTACTAATGTTAACAATAGGGATTTGGTCCTACAAGTGATATTACTGTTATTTACAGATTTGGTTCATAAATATAGACATGTACGGTAGTTCCACCATAGAGAAGTAAAAATGGACTGATCATCTAACCTGTGGTATGACAGGTTCTTCCGTAGAATTTTCTCCAGCACTGACATTCTCTTGAGGTTTATTAGGTGGTGGAAGACCCTCTTTAAACCATTTGCAACCTGCTCTGTTGTGATCTGGGAAACCACAGTAGCTGCAATGCATGATTACACCATGCCTTGACATTTTTTTACCTCCACCTCTCGCATCAACCTCTCCAGGAGCCTTCCTTCTACTCTTTGTTGGTCGGCCAACATGTTTTGTATACAGTGGTGGAGATATAGGAGGACCATGCATCTTCTGCCACTCTGTCCTGTCTAAGCATGGGAACACTATGTTTCCATAAGCCTTTTTGTGCATCTCCACTGAATAGCAGTTGTCAACTAGTGTTATGGGATCAATGTCATCATGCCTTAAGCATGATATGGCATGTGCACAAGGGATCCCTGTCTTCTGCCACCTCATGCAAGAACAGGTTTTTTGCTCCAAATCAACTACATAGTCCACTGGTTGAGATGAAACTAGTTCTCCCACGGCAAACAGACCATCTCCAGCTGCATCAGCATACACATTATTTGATAGCTCAATGTTCTTCTCCACCTTTTTTCGTATCTTCGGACAAATAGGACCAGGCCAACTTTCTGCATCTTTTAGTTTGGTGTAGTTTCTGGTCATTATCTGTGATTTAACCCTTTCAAACATTGAGAGCAAAGGTAGTTCTCTTGCTTCTAGGATGTATCTGCCCAACATAAATCATAGTTCATACTTAACATCATAATACTTTCATCATGCTAATTGTAGAAAATACAAAATGTACTAGATTTAAGGACTTACTTATTAAAAACCTCGCAGTTGTTGTTGAGGAGGATGTCACACTTTGGCAGGTCACTCTGAAAAGCTTTGACCCAAGTTTTGGGATCCAAATTGTCCAACCACGCATGAGCATCAACATTTAGTACTCTCATTTCCTCCATGTGTGTGTCAAATAGTGCAACTGTGTTGCTTCTAGCAATCTTCCATAGTTGATTCTTCAAGACATCTCCTTTGAACAATTGTTGGAAATTCTGCCACATATGCCTCACACAGAACCTGTGTTCCGAATCTGGAAATACATCTTTCACGGCATTAATGAGGCCCTGCAATATAAGAACAATAGGTTAATTACTGAGAAATGAAGAATTTTTCATCATTTACAATCGAGTATCATCATTTATACCTTCTGCTTGTCTGACATAATAGTCCAAGGGGCCGTGTTGATAATTCCTAGATCACCCTTCAGGGTCTCTAGAAACCATTTCCAAGAATTTGTGTCTTCTACTTCTACTGCAGCTATAGCAATTGGGAAGATACAATCATTTGGATCCATCCCAACAGCTGTAAGCAACTGCCCTCTATATCTTGTCTTGATGTGGCATCCATCAATGAAGATAACAGGCCTGCAACCTTCTAGAAAACCTCTTTTGGATCCCTCAAGACACATGTAGCATTGCTTAAATCTGGCATTTTCATCAAGAGAAATATAGAATGAACTGCCTGGATTACTCCTCCTAATCTCATTTGCATAGTCCCAAAGGATCTTGTACTGTTGTTCTTCGTCTCCATAAATAACTTTCATGGCCACTCGCCTAGCCCTCTGCAATTTGCTCCTTCCTGGTGTCATGTTCCAACCTTTCTGAACAACCCTTGAGAAGTTCTTTAGATTCATGTCTTGATCGGCCCTAAAGCTCTCTAAGTACTTCTCTGCTATGAAGTTAGCTGTGAAAGAATATACTTTCCACTTTCCACTACAAGTATGCTTCGGCTCATATCTCTTGATCATGTACCCCTTTGTCCTGATATCATATGAAGCCCAAAGATACCAACTACATTGCTTACCACACTTTGCATTTACCCTTTTTTTGTCATTTACTGGAAATTTAATATCCTTTCTGTGAATGCAGCTATAAGTCCTGACTGCTTTCCTAAGCAACTCAACTGAAGAGAAAACTTGGCCAACATAAAACTTGGGATTAGTTAGATCAGCCTCTGTGAAAAATTTGAATCTCAAATGCACTGTTTCATCATCAGATTCGGGTGCCCATAGGTCCTCTTCATCTGACTCATCATCTTCTATTTGATTCTTGGCTTGCTCTTTATCTTTTGAAACACAACTCTGAACTTGAACTTTGACAACAGAACTCTGAACTTTGCCCTTCGCAGAAGCAAACTTGCGCTTCAAGACCGAACTCTGAACTTGGTCATCATCAGACTCCTCATCTACATTGTCTGCatacaaatcatcatcacctttacTAACCTCATAATCTGAGTCAACACAGTCAAAGTC encodes:
- the LOC127300336 gene encoding receptor-like protein 44; this encodes MSQPSRHHQQHHHSHLPPLAVAVAVAAALALLPPPSAADPYDEVCLTSLQQSLSLRNWTKSSFAAPCDGFISKLQGVTCNNGRVYKLALPGLSLAGAIPPELSNCTNLQSLDLSSNALSGAIPPELSKLLNLAVLNLSANALSGAIPRELAGCAYLNVIDLHANQLSGPIPDELGLLVRLSAFDVSYNRLSGPVPVLLANRSAGAGAAAAGGTAARFNASSFAGNKDLYGFPLPPQRGHGLSVLTIVGIGLGSGLLSLVLSFSAVCIWLRSTDRTATAPGEEGKISHTMPAY
- the LOC139831636 gene encoding uncharacterized protein, which codes for MKVFYCIPMLTIENNGLREIRDEVGTNFMNTLVGIGQHYFKIYLDHDQSMSFKNCDDVVHFPVAPLPPVISPSKSCTSTQPETPTSQIDVQDAKCVPGRTRQSSRKRTISEPVSKVSTEDKESDAENDSDFDCVDSDYEVSKGDDDLYADNVDEESDDDQVQSSVLKRKFASAKGKVQSSVVKVQVQSCVSKDKEQAKNQIEDDESDEEDLWAPESDDETVHLRFKFFTEADLTNPKFYVGQVFSSVELLRKAVRTYSCIHRKDIKFPVNDKKRVNAKCGKQCSWYLWASYDIRTKGYMIKRYEPKHTCSGKWKVYSFTANFIAEKYLESFRADQDMNLKNFSRVVQKGWNMTPGRSKLQRARRVAMKVIYGDEEQQYKILWDYANEIRRSNPGSSFYISLDENARFKQCYMCLEGSKRGFLEGCRPVIFIDGCHIKTRYRGQLLTAVGMDPNDCIFPIAIAAVEVEDTNSWKWFLETLKGDLGIINTAPWTIMSDKQKGLINAVKDVFPDSEHRFCVRHMWQNFQQLFKGDVLKNQLWKIARSNTVALFDTHMEEMRVLNVDAHAWLDNLDPKTWVKAFQSDLPKCDILLNNNCEVFNKYILEARELPLLSMFERVKSQIMTRNYTKLKDAESWPGPICPKIRKKVEKNIELSNNVYADAAGDGLFAVGELVSSQPVDYVVDLEQKTCSCMRWQKTGIPCAHAISCLRHDDIDPITLVDNCYSVEMHKKAYGNIVFPCLDRTEWQKMHGPPISPPLYTKHVGRPTKSRRKAPGEVDARGGGKKMSRHGVIMHCSYCGFPDHNRAGCKWFKEGLPPPNKPQENVSAGENSTEEPVIPQDQIPIVNISTDSQPDLLVNQLIDQRPVHRNIEVRPTPNSSFISAAQNLLNQRAPTQPTSTTIRQGELAQRLLQMQQQKTKENEDRKIAILEAKYAAEVKKAEEAAKKKLEQEKRKAEHAQVKAREAAEKREKRRQDAELTKKAREETRKFIAEVRKELAEKKKKEATEKKIEAKKLAAQQKEAQRQAQRAAQIDAQRATHVPDDQVALVPRQAKKVNMFDEFRAPTKNV